The genomic segment GATTTTGTGTGCGCTGTCCCTGCCGCGCAATATTGCATTCGAGACAATAAAAACGATCGCCGGGCCGGTATTATTTGTTTATCCGCTTGGCGTTTTAGCACTTTGCATGATTACGTTATACTTCCAAAATGCCGTACAAACAAAAACAATGCTCGCGGAAATTGAAATACGGTTCAGTGCTGTTTTTAATCAAGCCCCCATCGGTATTGCCATTGCCAATAAAAACGAAACATTCTTTATCAATCCGAAACTGGAAGAAATCACCGGCAGACCAAAGGATGAAATCCGCAGTGTAGGATGGCAAATGTATACTCACCCGGATGATCTTCACGAAGATGAAGATCAATTTTCCAGGCTAATTGCAAGGGAAATTACGTCATATTCGATGAGGAAAAGGTATATTAAGCCGGATGGGTCCATCGTTTGGGTGCATTTAATTATCGCAGCATTACACACCAATTCTCTAAACGACGACGGCAGCCATATTTGTATGGTTCAAGATATCACAGATTTAATTGAGTCAGAAAATGATCTTCGCAACAGCGAAAATAAATATAAGAATCTGTATTTAGAATATTCAAATAAAGAAAGTCTGATGGTTTCCCTGTTGGACTCAATTCCCGATTTGATTTTTTACAAAGATCAAAACAACATTTATATGGGTTGTAACAAGGCCTTTGAAGACTTTGCCGGAAAAACAAAAGAAAATATTGTCGGGCATTCGGATTTTGATTTATTTGATGAAAAACTAGCATCTTTATTCAGAGCTATGGATATTGAAATGATGAAAAAGAAAGCGCCGAACATCAACGAAGAAACCACCCGGTCTTCGGATGGGCATAAAAAAGTTTTAGAAACATTAAAAACACCGTATTACAATTTTGAGGGAAAATTGCTCGGGCTCATCGGAATCAGCCGGGACATCACGGAACGTAAGCAAAAAGAAGAAGAAATTTTACATTTGACAAATCATGACGTACTGACGGGTTTGTATAATCGTTTATATTTTGAGAAAGCACTAAAAAAGATTGATGACTCGGGAAATCTTCCGTATTCCGTAATGGTTGGCGACATCAACAGTTTGAAGTTGGTCAACGATATTTTCGGGCACGATCAAGGGGACATATTATTACGGGAAGCAGCGGCGCTGCTGCAAACATGTTGTCGTCCGAATGATATTATCGCAAGAACCGGCGGAGACGAGTTTTCTGTGATTTTATCGGAAACAGATGAAGCCGCAGCCAAATCACTGTTTGAAAAAATCACCGAGGCATTTTATAAGCGTTCCTTAATCAGCGGCTCTTCTCACCTCAACAGCATATCCATCGGTTATGTGACAAAAAACAAAAATGAAGAAGAAATCGGAAAGCTGATAAAAATTGCCGAGGAGCATATGAGCCGGCGTAAACTTTTAAATAACAAGAGCATCCATAGTTCGCTGTTGACAACCATTAAAACGGCTGTTTTTGAAAAAAGCAATGAAACGGAAGCTCATGCGGAAAGAATGGTCAATTGGGCTAAAAATATAGGTATTAATATTGGTTTAAGTCAAGACGAACTGGTGGATCTTGAGTTAGCTACGACGCTGCATGACCTTGGAAAGATCGGAATTGACGGGAATATCATTGCGAAACCCGGTAAACTGAATGAAATTGAATGGATTGAAATCCGAAAACACCCGGAGATCGGATTCCGAATCGCCCGGACAATTCCGGAATTACAAGGAATTGCCGAATACATCTTGTGTCATCATGAAAGATGGGATGGAAAAGGTTATCCGCAAGGGTTAACGGGAGAAAAAATCCCCTTAATCTCAAGAATTATCTCGGTTGTAGATTCTTTTGACGCCATGACTGAGGACAGGCCTTACAGAGCAGCTATGTCAAAAGAAGCCGCATTGGCTGAAATTAAAAACTGCTCCGGCGCTCA from the Oscillospiraceae bacterium genome contains:
- a CDS encoding PAS domain S-box protein, with amino-acid sequence MELFKDLLYNTTLLISMSIAGNIFYLKQRKNPIYASILHGLIVGGIGIVLMLSAVELSPGLIFDTRSILISVTAIFYGGIPTGIAVLLISAYRIVMGGTGAVMGVLVTVLTAVTGLLWKHFRFNKIIKRQKFKWVEFYIFGLVTHVVMILCALSLPRNIAFETIKTIAGPVLFVYPLGVLALCMITLYFQNAVQTKTMLAEIEIRFSAVFNQAPIGIAIANKNETFFINPKLEEITGRPKDEIRSVGWQMYTHPDDLHEDEDQFSRLIAREITSYSMRKRYIKPDGSIVWVHLIIAALHTNSLNDDGSHICMVQDITDLIESENDLRNSENKYKNLYLEYSNKESLMVSLLDSIPDLIFYKDQNNIYMGCNKAFEDFAGKTKENIVGHSDFDLFDEKLASLFRAMDIEMMKKKAPNINEETTRSSDGHKKVLETLKTPYYNFEGKLLGLIGISRDITERKQKEEEILHLTNHDVLTGLYNRLYFEKALKKIDDSGNLPYSVMVGDINSLKLVNDIFGHDQGDILLREAAALLQTCCRPNDIIARTGGDEFSVILSETDEAAAKSLFEKITEAFYKRSLISGSSHLNSISIGYVTKNKNEEEIGKLIKIAEEHMSRRKLLNNKSIHSSLLTTIKTAVFEKSNETEAHAERMVNWAKNIGINIGLSQDELVDLELATTLHDLGKIGIDGNIIAKPGKLNEIEWIEIRKHPEIGFRIARTIPELQGIAEYILCHHERWDGKGYPQGLTGEKIPLISRIISVVDSFDAMTEDRPYRAAMSKEAALAEIKNCSGAQFDPKVAQVFMNNTIGA